One stretch of Juglans microcarpa x Juglans regia isolate MS1-56 chromosome 3D, Jm3101_v1.0, whole genome shotgun sequence DNA includes these proteins:
- the LOC121254596 gene encoding telomere repeat-binding factor 1 isoform X2 has product MGAPKQKWTQEEEAALKAGVIKHGAGKWRTILKDPEFSGVLYLRSNVDLKDKWRNMSVMANGWGSRDKARLAVKKVPQVPKQDENSIALSTVVHSDEDIVDAKPLVDSNDTPKVPIPKRSIVRLDNLIFEAIVSLKEPGGSNKTTIATYIEEQYWAPTDFKRLLSAKLKYLTANGKLIKVKRKYRIAPTPAFPDRRRNASMILLDGRQRVFPKVEKDDTRMLTKSQIDLELEKMRNMTPQEAAAAAAQAVDEAEAAIAEAEEAAREAEAAEADAEVAQAFAAAAVKTLKGRSNPKMYMQMIRA; this is encoded by the exons ATGGGTGCTCCTAAGCAGAAATGGACCCAAGAAGAGGAAGCAGCACTTAAAGCTGGGGTTATTAAGCATGGAGCTGGAAAATGGCGCACGATACTCAAAGATCCAGAATTTAGTGGTGTCTTGTATCTGCGTTCAAATGTAGATCTCAAG GACAAGTGGAGAAATATGAGTGTAATGGCGAATGGATGGGGCTCCAGAGATAAGGCAAGGTTAGCTGTAAAAAAGGTGCCACAGGTCCCTAAGCAGGATGAGAACTCCATAGCTCTCAGTACTGTTGTTCATAGCGATGAAGATATTGTGGATGCCAAGCCTCTTGTAGATTCTAATGATACACCGAAGGTTCCCATTCCAAAGAGATCTATTGTAAG GTTGGACAATcttatatttgaggctatagtCAGTTTGAAGGAGCCGGGTGGTTCTAATAAGACAACTATTGCTACATACATTGAG GAACAATATTGGGCACCTACAGACTTTAAGAGGTTGTTGTCAGCAAAATTAAAGTATTTGACAGCAAATGGAAAACTGATTAAG GTTAAACGCAAGTATAGGATTGCACCTACTCCAGCATTTCCAGATAGAAGAAGAAATGCTTCCATGATACTCTTGGATGGAAGGCAGAGGGTTTTTCCAAAAGTTGAAAAGGATGATACTCGTATGCTTACAAAATCCCAGATTGATTTAGAGTTAGAAAAGATGAGGAATATGACTCCACAAGAGGCTGCTGCAGCTGCTGCTCAAGCAGTTGATGAGGCAGAAGCTGCTATAGCAGAAGCCGAAGAGGCTGCAAGAGAGGCTGAGGCAGCAGAAGCTGATGCAGAAGTGGCACAAGCTTTTGCAGCAGCGGCAGTGAAAACTTTGAAAGGAAGAAGCAACCCGAAAATG TACATGCAGATGATCCGAGCTTGA
- the LOC121254596 gene encoding telomere repeat-binding factor 1 isoform X3, which yields MGAPKQKWTQEEEAALKAGVIKHGAGKWRTILKDPEFSGVLYLRSNVDLKDKWRNMSVMANGWGSRDKARLAVKKVPQVPKQDENSIALSTVVHSDEDIVDAKPLVDSNDTPKVPIPKRSIVRLDNLIFEAIVSLKEPGGSNKTTIATYIEEQYWAPTDFKRLLSAKLKYLTANGKLIKVKRKYRIAPTPAFPDRRRNASMILLDGRQRVFPKVEKDDTRMLTKSQIDLELEKMRNMTPQEAAAAAAQAVDEAEAAIAEAEEAAREAEAAEADAEVAQAFAAAAVKTLKGRSNPKMMIRA from the exons ATGGGTGCTCCTAAGCAGAAATGGACCCAAGAAGAGGAAGCAGCACTTAAAGCTGGGGTTATTAAGCATGGAGCTGGAAAATGGCGCACGATACTCAAAGATCCAGAATTTAGTGGTGTCTTGTATCTGCGTTCAAATGTAGATCTCAAG GACAAGTGGAGAAATATGAGTGTAATGGCGAATGGATGGGGCTCCAGAGATAAGGCAAGGTTAGCTGTAAAAAAGGTGCCACAGGTCCCTAAGCAGGATGAGAACTCCATAGCTCTCAGTACTGTTGTTCATAGCGATGAAGATATTGTGGATGCCAAGCCTCTTGTAGATTCTAATGATACACCGAAGGTTCCCATTCCAAAGAGATCTATTGTAAG GTTGGACAATcttatatttgaggctatagtCAGTTTGAAGGAGCCGGGTGGTTCTAATAAGACAACTATTGCTACATACATTGAG GAACAATATTGGGCACCTACAGACTTTAAGAGGTTGTTGTCAGCAAAATTAAAGTATTTGACAGCAAATGGAAAACTGATTAAG GTTAAACGCAAGTATAGGATTGCACCTACTCCAGCATTTCCAGATAGAAGAAGAAATGCTTCCATGATACTCTTGGATGGAAGGCAGAGGGTTTTTCCAAAAGTTGAAAAGGATGATACTCGTATGCTTACAAAATCCCAGATTGATTTAGAGTTAGAAAAGATGAGGAATATGACTCCACAAGAGGCTGCTGCAGCTGCTGCTCAAGCAGTTGATGAGGCAGAAGCTGCTATAGCAGAAGCCGAAGAGGCTGCAAGAGAGGCTGAGGCAGCAGAAGCTGATGCAGAAGTGGCACAAGCTTTTGCAGCAGCGGCAGTGAAAACTTTGAAAGGAAGAAGCAACCCGAAAATG ATGATCCGAGCTTGA
- the LOC121254596 gene encoding telomere repeat-binding factor 1 isoform X1: MGAPKQKWTQEEEAALKAGVIKHGAGKWRTILKDPEFSGVLYLRSNVDLKDKWRNMSVMANGWGSRDKARLAVKKVPQVPKQDENSIALSTVVHSDEDIVDAKPLVDSNDTPKVPIPKRSIVRLDNLIFEAIVSLKEPGGSNKTTIATYIEEQYWAPTDFKRLLSAKLKYLTANGKLIKVKRKYRIAPTPAFPDRRRNASMILLDGRQRVFPKVEKDDTRMLTKSQIDLELEKMRNMTPQEAAAAAAQAVDEAEAAIAEAEEAAREAEAAEADAEVAQAFAAAAVKTLKGRSNPKMIEALLDISISRLYSKKGDKLREGKLFPTYRCLKGKQITIFHISM; this comes from the exons ATGGGTGCTCCTAAGCAGAAATGGACCCAAGAAGAGGAAGCAGCACTTAAAGCTGGGGTTATTAAGCATGGAGCTGGAAAATGGCGCACGATACTCAAAGATCCAGAATTTAGTGGTGTCTTGTATCTGCGTTCAAATGTAGATCTCAAG GACAAGTGGAGAAATATGAGTGTAATGGCGAATGGATGGGGCTCCAGAGATAAGGCAAGGTTAGCTGTAAAAAAGGTGCCACAGGTCCCTAAGCAGGATGAGAACTCCATAGCTCTCAGTACTGTTGTTCATAGCGATGAAGATATTGTGGATGCCAAGCCTCTTGTAGATTCTAATGATACACCGAAGGTTCCCATTCCAAAGAGATCTATTGTAAG GTTGGACAATcttatatttgaggctatagtCAGTTTGAAGGAGCCGGGTGGTTCTAATAAGACAACTATTGCTACATACATTGAG GAACAATATTGGGCACCTACAGACTTTAAGAGGTTGTTGTCAGCAAAATTAAAGTATTTGACAGCAAATGGAAAACTGATTAAG GTTAAACGCAAGTATAGGATTGCACCTACTCCAGCATTTCCAGATAGAAGAAGAAATGCTTCCATGATACTCTTGGATGGAAGGCAGAGGGTTTTTCCAAAAGTTGAAAAGGATGATACTCGTATGCTTACAAAATCCCAGATTGATTTAGAGTTAGAAAAGATGAGGAATATGACTCCACAAGAGGCTGCTGCAGCTGCTGCTCAAGCAGTTGATGAGGCAGAAGCTGCTATAGCAGAAGCCGAAGAGGCTGCAAGAGAGGCTGAGGCAGCAGAAGCTGATGCAGAAGTGGCACAAGCTTTTGCAGCAGCGGCAGTGAAAACTTTGAAAGGAAGAAGCAACCCGAAAATG ATAGAAGCGCTGCTAGATATTTCGATAAGCAGGCTTTACAGCAAAAAGGGAGATAAATTAAGAGAAGGAAAGTTGTTCCCCACTTACAGATGTTTGAAAGGAAAGCAgatcacaatttttcatatttctatgTAA
- the LOC121254598 gene encoding cysteine-rich and transmembrane domain-containing protein WIH2-like yields MSYYNQNPPPVGVPPSQGYPPEGYPKDAYPPPGYPAQGYPPQGYPQQGYPPPYAPQYGQPPPHQQQQGSGGFMEGCLAALCCCCLLDACF; encoded by the exons ATGAGCTATTACAACCAGAATCCGCCACCTGTTGGTGTTCCTCCCTCTCAAG GTTATCCGCCGGAAGGATATCCCAAGGACGCGTATCCGCCGCCGGGCTATCCAGCACAGGGATATCCACCACAGGGTTATCCTCAGCAGGGATATCCTCCACCCTATGCCCCTCAGTACGGGCAGCCTCCCCCGCATCAACAGCAACAAGGCAGCGGTGGCTTCATGGAAGGCTG TTTGGCTGCTTTGTGCTGTTGCTGCCTCTTGGATGCGTGCTTCTGA